The Candidatus Methylomirabilota bacterium genome has a window encoding:
- a CDS encoding (2Fe-2S)-binding protein, translated as MTVNNQQYSHEVEPRLLLVHYIREQLGLTGTHVGCDTSQCGACTILMNGLAVKSCTLFAVQADGANITTIEGLAKNGDLHPIQQGFWEKHGLQCGFCTPGMILAAYQLLERYPKPSEEVIRHQLEGNLCRCTGYHNIVKAIQWAADHMAAAKK; from the coding sequence ATGACCGTCAATAACCAGCAGTACAGTCACGAGGTGGAACCGAGGCTCCTGCTCGTCCACTACATCCGCGAGCAGCTCGGCCTCACCGGTACCCACGTGGGCTGCGACACCAGTCAGTGCGGCGCGTGCACGATCCTCATGAATGGTCTGGCCGTGAAGTCCTGCACGCTCTTCGCCGTCCAGGCCGACGGCGCCAACATCACGACCATCGAGGGCCTGGCCAAGAACGGTGATCTGCACCCGATCCAGCAGGGCTTCTGGGAGAAGCACGGACTGCAGTGCGGCTTCTGCACGCCCGGCATGATCCTGGCCGCCTACCAGCTCCTCGAGCGCTACCCGAAGCCCTCCGAAGAGGTGATCCGGCATCAGCTCGAGGGCAACCTGTGCCGCTGCACCGGCTACCACAACATCGTCAAGGCCATCCAGTGGGCCGCGGACCACATGGCGGCGGCCAAGAAATAG
- the larE gene encoding ATP-dependent sacrificial sulfur transferase LarE, translating to MSQVKYQRLLEVLRPLESVVVAFSGGVDSTFLARAAKDALGDRALLVTADSETYPSSELAEARRLAELLGLRHLVVRTNELGNPQYARNGTNRCFFCKEELFSMLAPIAEREGCRYLVYGANVDDLGDHRPGMVSARQRGVRAPLIEAGLGKGEIREISRQLGLPTWDKPSFACLSSRFQYGDPIDVEKLRRVEAAEAFVRSLGFRQFRVRHHDRLARLEVPLEDVPRLWQEGRHEAIIARFRALGYAYVAVDLGGFQSGSGNRLLSPGGGLRPPSESSPSEGASTAEAPSQPPHSPGVAHGSAGGAGGRSTRDG from the coding sequence GTGAGCCAGGTCAAGTACCAGCGGCTGCTCGAAGTGCTGCGCCCGCTGGAGAGCGTCGTGGTCGCGTTCTCGGGAGGCGTGGACTCGACCTTCCTGGCCCGGGCGGCCAAGGACGCGCTCGGCGATCGCGCGCTGCTCGTCACCGCGGACTCCGAGACCTACCCGTCCAGCGAGCTGGCCGAGGCCCGCCGGCTCGCCGAGCTCCTGGGACTGCGACATCTGGTCGTCCGAACGAACGAGCTCGGCAATCCCCAGTACGCCCGCAACGGCACGAACCGGTGCTTCTTCTGCAAGGAGGAGCTGTTCTCGATGCTGGCCCCGATCGCCGAGCGCGAGGGCTGCCGGTACCTGGTCTATGGCGCCAACGTGGACGACCTCGGCGATCACCGTCCGGGCATGGTGTCGGCGCGTCAGCGCGGCGTGCGAGCGCCGCTCATCGAGGCCGGGCTCGGCAAGGGCGAGATCCGGGAGATCTCTCGTCAGCTGGGATTGCCCACCTGGGACAAGCCCTCGTTCGCCTGTCTGAGCTCGCGCTTTCAGTACGGCGATCCGATCGACGTCGAGAAGCTGCGGCGGGTCGAAGCCGCCGAAGCCTTCGTCCGCTCACTCGGGTTTCGACAGTTCCGCGTCCGCCATCACGACCGGCTCGCGCGCCTGGAAGTACCGCTCGAGGACGTGCCACGGCTCTGGCAGGAGGGACGGCACGAGGCGATCATCGCCCGCTTCCGCGCGCTGGGTTACGCGTACGTCGCCGTCGATCTCGGCGGGTTCCAGTCCGGGAGTGGCAACAGGCTACTCTCCCCCGGAGGGGGGCTTCGCCCCCCTTCCGAATCCTCCCCGTCGGAGGGGGCCTCGACGGCCGAGGCCCCCTCCCAACCTCCCCATTCGCCCGGGGTGGCACACGGGAGCGCCGGCGGAGCCGGCGGTCGATCCACGCGCGATGGATAG
- a CDS encoding VWA domain-containing protein has protein sequence MVAPRDLASAMVRFGALLRARGLPVALGQVTAGVQALEHVDLADRAELQLALRTVFVGRPEEIPAFDRCFEAFWQLQPAGEEGIPGLLAVVPETGPPALLRSADQKRETLALDTWGDDSEPDAGEPLGVPSLSDREAMVGQDFSTFSSDQLEEVYRLTLQIARRLARRLGRRRRPVARRGRVDLRRTLRANLSRGDFIELKYRRRKPRKVRLVLLCDVSGSMDLYSRFLLQFLFAMQNVFGRVETFTFSTRLTRVTEYLRGRSYRQVLQRLREVQDWSAGTRIGESIAQFNREWSHLVDRHTIVIVLSDGWDTGQPELLAHELLRIKRRAGRLIWLNPLLGNAAYEPLTRGMAAALPLLDHFAAAHNLAALRDLTRHLTL, from the coding sequence GTGGTCGCGCCCCGCGACCTGGCCAGCGCCATGGTTCGCTTCGGCGCCCTCCTGCGCGCCCGTGGCCTCCCGGTGGCCCTGGGGCAGGTGACCGCCGGCGTGCAGGCGCTGGAGCACGTAGACCTGGCCGACCGTGCAGAGCTGCAGCTGGCGCTACGGACGGTCTTCGTCGGGCGTCCCGAGGAGATCCCCGCCTTCGACCGCTGCTTCGAGGCGTTCTGGCAGCTCCAGCCGGCAGGGGAGGAGGGGATTCCGGGGTTACTGGCCGTTGTCCCCGAAACAGGCCCGCCGGCGCTGTTACGGAGCGCGGATCAGAAGCGGGAAACGCTGGCCCTCGACACGTGGGGCGACGACTCCGAGCCCGACGCCGGCGAGCCGCTCGGAGTGCCCAGCCTGTCGGACCGTGAGGCGATGGTGGGCCAGGACTTTTCCACGTTCTCGTCCGACCAGCTCGAGGAGGTGTACCGATTGACGCTGCAGATCGCCCGCCGCCTGGCCCGGCGGCTGGGACGCCGCCGGCGCCCGGTGGCCCGGCGGGGCCGCGTGGATCTGCGGCGGACGCTACGGGCGAACCTCAGCCGCGGGGACTTCATCGAGCTCAAGTATCGCCGACGCAAGCCGCGGAAAGTCCGCCTGGTGCTCCTCTGCGACGTGTCGGGCTCGATGGACCTCTACAGTCGCTTCCTGCTGCAATTCCTCTTCGCGATGCAAAACGTGTTCGGCCGGGTCGAGACCTTCACCTTCTCGACACGCCTGACCCGGGTGACCGAGTATCTGCGTGGCCGCTCGTATCGCCAGGTGCTCCAGCGGCTTCGCGAGGTCCAGGACTGGTCGGCCGGCACGCGCATCGGGGAGTCCATCGCCCAGTTCAACCGGGAGTGGTCGCATCTGGTCGACCGCCACACGATCGTGATCGTCCTCTCCGACGGCTGGGACACGGGACAGCCCGAGCTCCTGGCGCACGAGCTGCTGCGCATCAAGCGGCGGGCCGGCCGCTTGATCTGGCTGAACCCGCTCCTGGGCAATGCCGCCTACGAGCCGTTGACCCGCGGAATGGCCGCCGCGCTTCCCCTGCTCGATCACTTCGCAGCGGCCCACAACCTGGCCGCCCTGCGCGATCTCACACGGCATCTGACGCTGTAG
- a CDS encoding molybdopterin cofactor-binding domain-containing protein produces the protein MATTTQERLFGKSLKRREDPRFITGRGQYVDDVKLPGTVYAAFVRSPHAHARIRSIDPAKARNVPGFVAVYTGQEVQVGNLPCGWMLPDIRVPPRPVLAQGKVRYVGEPVAIVVADSVYAARDAADAVQVEYEPLAGVANPKKAHERGAPQLFDDVAQNQSFYWTIGDRAATEAAVKAAAKVVGLSLVNQRLIPNAIEPRACLASYSPAMGDLTLWVTSQNPHVHRLLMAAFILGVPETKLRVISPDVGGGFGSKIFVYNEEVAVSWASRALGRPVKWTAERRESFMNDAHGRDHVTEAEMAFDRDNRIVGLRVKTHANLGAYLSTFAPLIPSYLYGPLLSGVYKIPAIFCEVWGMLTSTAPVDAYRGAGRPEATFLLERLMDRAARELKLDPAELRRRNLIPAFTEGTAYQTPVAFAYDSGNYEPALKRALDLARYTEFRKEQEQARQQGRYIGVGVTTYIEACGPAPSAVAGSLGAGAGLWESGQVRVHPTGAVTVFTGSHSHGQGHETTFAQLVADDLGIPMEQVDIVHGDTAQIPFGMGTYGSRSACVGGSALVMCLDKIKDKGRRIAAHLLEASEQDLEFQSGKWSVKGAPDKAKGWGEVALMAYLAHNIPQGMEPGLEATSFYDPSNFTFPFGAHVAAVEVDPDTGQVKLLRYVAVDDVGRVINPMIVDGMVHGGITQGVGQALWEHGVYSDDGQLLAGTMMDYAMPKADQLPFYETERTVTPSPVNPLGVKGAGETGTIAATPTVANAVMDALAPFGVTHIDLPLTTERIWKAVKAAKQ, from the coding sequence ATGGCCACGACCACGCAGGAGCGCCTGTTCGGGAAATCCCTCAAGCGCCGCGAGGACCCGCGGTTCATCACCGGCCGCGGCCAGTACGTGGACGACGTGAAGCTGCCGGGCACGGTCTACGCCGCGTTCGTGCGGAGCCCGCACGCCCACGCCCGGATCAGGAGCATCGATCCGGCTAAGGCCAGGAACGTGCCCGGGTTCGTCGCCGTCTACACCGGCCAGGAGGTCCAGGTCGGCAACCTGCCCTGCGGCTGGATGCTGCCCGACATCAGGGTGCCCCCGCGTCCGGTGCTGGCCCAGGGCAAGGTGCGGTACGTGGGCGAGCCCGTGGCCATCGTGGTCGCCGACAGCGTGTACGCGGCCCGGGACGCCGCCGACGCGGTGCAGGTGGAATACGAGCCGCTGGCCGGCGTGGCCAATCCCAAGAAAGCCCACGAGCGCGGGGCGCCGCAGCTGTTCGATGACGTAGCCCAGAATCAGTCCTTCTACTGGACGATCGGCGACAGGGCGGCCACCGAGGCTGCCGTGAAGGCTGCCGCCAAGGTGGTGGGACTGTCGCTCGTGAACCAGCGGCTGATTCCCAACGCCATCGAGCCGCGGGCGTGCCTGGCCTCCTACTCGCCGGCGATGGGCGACCTCACCCTGTGGGTCACCTCGCAGAACCCCCACGTCCACCGGCTGCTGATGGCGGCCTTCATCCTGGGAGTGCCCGAGACGAAGCTGCGCGTGATCTCCCCCGACGTGGGCGGCGGCTTCGGCTCCAAGATCTTCGTCTACAACGAGGAGGTGGCGGTGTCGTGGGCGTCCCGGGCGCTGGGCCGCCCCGTGAAGTGGACGGCCGAGCGGAGGGAGTCGTTCATGAACGACGCTCACGGCCGCGACCATGTCACCGAGGCCGAGATGGCCTTCGACCGCGACAACCGCATCGTCGGTCTCCGGGTGAAGACCCACGCCAACCTGGGCGCGTATCTGTCGACGTTCGCACCGTTGATCCCCTCGTACCTCTACGGTCCGCTGCTCTCCGGCGTGTACAAGATTCCCGCGATCTTTTGCGAAGTGTGGGGGATGCTCACCAGCACGGCGCCGGTGGATGCCTACCGCGGCGCCGGGCGGCCGGAGGCGACCTTCCTGCTGGAGCGGCTGATGGACCGCGCGGCGCGCGAGCTGAAGCTGGATCCGGCCGAGCTGCGGCGGCGGAATCTCATCCCCGCGTTCACCGAGGGCACGGCCTACCAGACGCCGGTGGCCTTCGCCTACGACAGCGGCAACTACGAGCCGGCCCTGAAGCGGGCGCTGGACCTGGCGCGTTACACGGAGTTCCGCAAGGAGCAGGAGCAGGCCCGCCAGCAAGGCCGGTACATCGGCGTCGGTGTCACGACGTACATCGAGGCGTGCGGACCGGCGCCCTCCGCGGTGGCCGGCTCGCTGGGCGCCGGCGCGGGGCTCTGGGAGTCGGGGCAGGTGAGGGTTCACCCCACCGGCGCCGTGACCGTCTTCACGGGCTCGCACTCCCACGGTCAGGGTCATGAAACGACCTTCGCCCAGCTGGTGGCCGACGACCTCGGGATTCCCATGGAGCAGGTGGATATCGTCCACGGCGACACCGCCCAGATCCCCTTCGGCATGGGGACCTACGGCAGCCGCTCGGCCTGCGTCGGCGGCAGCGCCCTGGTGATGTGCCTGGACAAGATCAAGGACAAGGGCCGCCGCATCGCCGCCCACCTGCTGGAGGCCAGCGAGCAGGACCTGGAGTTCCAGTCCGGCAAGTGGTCGGTGAAGGGCGCGCCCGACAAGGCCAAGGGCTGGGGTGAAGTCGCCCTCATGGCCTACCTCGCCCACAACATTCCCCAGGGCATGGAGCCCGGGCTGGAGGCGACTTCCTTCTACGACCCGTCGAACTTCACGTTTCCCTTCGGCGCCCATGTCGCCGCCGTGGAGGTCGATCCCGACACCGGGCAAGTCAAGCTGCTGCGGTACGTGGCCGTGGACGACGTCGGTCGGGTGATCAACCCGATGATCGTGGACGGCATGGTCCACGGCGGCATCACCCAGGGCGTGGGCCAAGCCCTGTGGGAGCACGGCGTCTACTCGGATGACGGGCAGCTGCTGGCCGGGACCATGATGGACTACGCGATGCCCAAGGCCGATCAGCTCCCCTTCTACGAGACGGAGCGCACGGTGACGCCGAGTCCGGTCAACCCCCTCGGCGTCAAGGGCGCCGGAGAGACCGGGACGATCGCCGCCACGCCGACGGTGGCCAATGCCGTCATGGACGCGCTCGCCCCGTTCGGCGTCACTCACATCGACCTGCCGCTCACGACCGAGCGCATCTGGAAGGCCGTCAAGGCCGCGAAGCAATAG
- a CDS encoding xanthine dehydrogenase family protein subunit M produces the protein MYPAAFEYHAPTNVKDVLGLLGRYKDDAKLLAGGHSLVPMMKLRLAQPKHIIDLRKVPGLSGLKEEGGAIVLGAMTTHWQMESSALLKSKCPILAETASVIGDPAVRNLGTIGGSIAHADPAADQPATLIALGTEMVCEGPKGRRTVKVDDWFQGLMATALGEDEILVELRVPAWPAGTGGAYLKFPHPASRFAVVGVAAVVTLDKEGKCTRASVGVTGAGTKAVRARGVEAGLTGKKLDAAAIEAAAQKAAEGVDVQADLQGSVEYKSHLCRVFAKRAVTEAVKRARG, from the coding sequence ATGTACCCTGCCGCCTTCGAGTACCACGCCCCCACGAACGTCAAGGACGTGCTCGGTCTCCTGGGCCGTTACAAGGACGACGCCAAGCTCCTGGCCGGCGGCCACAGCCTGGTCCCGATGATGAAACTGCGGCTGGCCCAGCCCAAGCACATCATCGACCTCAGGAAGGTGCCCGGCCTCAGCGGCCTCAAGGAGGAGGGCGGGGCCATCGTCCTCGGGGCCATGACGACGCACTGGCAGATGGAGTCGTCGGCGCTGCTCAAGTCCAAGTGCCCGATCCTGGCCGAGACGGCGTCGGTCATCGGCGATCCCGCGGTCCGGAATCTGGGGACCATCGGTGGCTCGATCGCCCACGCCGACCCCGCCGCCGACCAGCCGGCGACGCTGATCGCGCTCGGCACCGAGATGGTGTGTGAGGGGCCCAAGGGGCGCCGCACCGTGAAAGTCGACGACTGGTTCCAGGGACTGATGGCCACCGCTCTGGGAGAGGACGAGATCCTCGTCGAGCTCCGCGTCCCGGCCTGGCCCGCCGGCACTGGCGGCGCCTACCTGAAGTTCCCACACCCCGCCTCCCGGTTCGCCGTCGTCGGCGTGGCCGCTGTGGTGACGCTGGACAAGGAAGGCAAGTGCACGCGGGCCAGCGTGGGCGTCACCGGGGCCGGCACCAAGGCGGTGCGGGCCCGAGGTGTGGAGGCAGGACTCACGGGCAAGAAGCTCGACGCCGCCGCCATCGAGGCCGCGGCCCAAAAGGCCGCCGAGGGGGTCGACGTGCAGGCCGACCTGCAGGGCTCCGTGGAGTACAAATCGCATCTCTGCCGGGTGTTCGCCAAGCGGGCGGTCACCGAAGCCGTCAAGCGCGCACGCGGCTAA
- a CDS encoding PfkB family carbohydrate kinase, with protein sequence MGELLVVGSVALDTVETPFGKVQEVLGGSATYFSYSASFFARVRLVGPIGQDFPAQHVRLLEQRNIDVAGLQAAPGRTFRWAGQYGYDLNDATTLDTQLNVLADFRPALGPDLRRVPFLFLANIDPELQLDVLGQMAERPRLVALDTMNFWIQGKREALLRVLAEVDAVTINDAEARQLAREPNLIKAARTIAAMGPKTVVVKRGEYGALMVSDGAFFIVPAFPLESVWDPTGAGDTFAGGFMGYLAAEGRTDSAAMRRALVYGSVMASFTVEDFSLNRLVRLTPAEIGSRYAAFQDLMRLEA encoded by the coding sequence ATGGGTGAGCTGCTCGTCGTAGGATCGGTGGCGCTGGACACCGTGGAGACGCCGTTCGGTAAGGTCCAGGAAGTCCTGGGAGGCTCGGCCACGTACTTCTCGTACTCGGCCAGCTTCTTCGCGCGCGTGCGGCTGGTGGGCCCCATCGGGCAGGACTTCCCCGCGCAGCACGTGCGGCTGCTAGAGCAGCGGAACATCGACGTGGCCGGGCTGCAGGCGGCCCCGGGTCGGACCTTCCGCTGGGCTGGCCAGTACGGCTACGATCTCAACGACGCCACCACCCTGGACACCCAGCTCAACGTGCTGGCTGATTTCCGACCCGCCCTGGGGCCTGATCTCCGCCGGGTCCCGTTCCTGTTCCTGGCCAACATCGATCCCGAGCTCCAGCTCGACGTCCTGGGCCAGATGGCCGAGCGACCCCGCCTGGTCGCTCTGGACACGATGAACTTCTGGATCCAGGGCAAGCGCGAAGCGCTGCTCCGCGTCCTGGCCGAGGTCGACGCCGTGACGATCAACGACGCCGAAGCCCGGCAGCTCGCCCGCGAGCCCAACCTCATCAAGGCCGCCCGCACCATCGCCGCGATGGGCCCCAAGACCGTCGTGGTGAAGCGGGGGGAGTACGGCGCCCTCATGGTGTCCGACGGCGCCTTCTTCATCGTCCCCGCTTTCCCGCTGGAGTCGGTGTGGGATCCCACCGGCGCCGGCGACACGTTCGCCGGAGGGTTCATGGGATATCTCGCCGCCGAGGGACGGACCGACAGCGCCGCCATGCGCCGCGCGCTGGTGTACGGCTCGGTCATGGCCTCGTTCACCGTCGAGGACTTCTCCCTCAACCGGCTCGTGCGGCTGACGCCGGCCGAGATCGGCAGCCGCTACGCCGCCTTCCAGGACCTGATGCGGCTCGAGGCCTGA
- a CDS encoding nucleotidyltransferase family protein, with amino-acid sequence MIAGIVLAAGFARRMGRPKLLLEFRGKPIVRWAAEGLTGHVEDLVVVSGLEEEGVRAALAGLAVRFARNPRPHEGQGSSIAVGVTALKPWTRAALIALGDQPRVPADVIPALLAAWRKTDKEIVAPVYRGTQGTPVLFGAEVFAELSRLTGDAGARAVVAARPERVELVSFDIAMPPDVDTPEDYARLHVQ; translated from the coding sequence ATGATCGCAGGGATCGTGCTGGCGGCGGGATTCGCCCGCCGCATGGGGCGGCCCAAGCTTCTGCTGGAGTTTCGCGGGAAGCCGATCGTGCGCTGGGCGGCCGAGGGGTTGACCGGCCACGTCGAGGATCTCGTCGTCGTCAGCGGACTGGAGGAGGAGGGCGTGCGAGCCGCACTGGCCGGCCTCGCCGTGCGGTTCGCCCGCAATCCGCGTCCGCACGAGGGGCAGGGCTCATCGATCGCCGTCGGCGTCACGGCTCTCAAGCCGTGGACCCGGGCGGCGCTGATCGCGTTGGGAGACCAGCCGCGCGTGCCCGCCGACGTGATTCCCGCGCTGCTGGCGGCGTGGCGGAAGACGGACAAGGAAATCGTGGCGCCCGTTTATCGGGGCACCCAGGGGACGCCCGTGCTGTTCGGGGCCGAAGTGTTCGCGGAGCTGAGCCGCCTCACCGGCGACGCCGGGGCCCGGGCCGTCGTGGCCGCCAGGCCGGAACGTGTGGAGCTCGTGAGCTTCGACATCGCCATGCCCCCCGACGTCGACACGCCCGAGGATTACGCGAGGCTTCATGTACAATAG
- the larB gene encoding nickel pincer cofactor biosynthesis protein LarB: protein MDREVLRMLLEEVRGGRLGVDEAMERLRRLPFEDLGFARVDQHRALRAGGPEAIFCPGKSPDQVVGIARRLATEHVNILATRADAATAAAVAAAGLPNVYHAQARLLIIRPAPTESLGLVAVAAAGTSDIPVAEEAALVAEALGNRVERAWDCGVAGLHRLIAVYDTLARANAIVAVAGMEGALPTVIAGLVDRPVIAVPTSVGYGASLGGLAALLAMLNSCGPGVSVVNIDNGYGAAHQASQINHLASKS, encoded by the coding sequence ATGGATAGAGAGGTGTTGAGGATGTTGCTGGAGGAGGTGAGGGGCGGGCGGCTCGGTGTCGACGAGGCGATGGAGCGGTTGCGTCGGCTACCGTTCGAGGATCTGGGATTCGCGAGGGTGGATCAGCATCGGGCGCTGCGCGCCGGAGGCCCGGAGGCGATCTTCTGCCCGGGAAAGAGCCCCGACCAGGTGGTGGGGATCGCGCGTCGCCTGGCCACCGAGCACGTGAACATCCTGGCCACACGGGCCGACGCGGCCACCGCAGCCGCGGTGGCCGCGGCCGGGCTGCCCAACGTCTACCACGCCCAGGCCCGCCTGCTGATCATCCGTCCCGCGCCCACCGAGAGCCTCGGCCTCGTTGCGGTGGCGGCGGCCGGCACCTCCGACATCCCGGTGGCGGAGGAAGCCGCCCTCGTGGCCGAGGCGCTCGGCAACCGGGTAGAGCGCGCCTGGGACTGCGGCGTGGCCGGCCTGCATCGCTTGATCGCGGTTTACGACACGCTGGCGCGGGCCAACGCGATCGTCGCCGTGGCCGGCATGGAGGGCGCCTTGCCCACCGTGATCGCCGGCCTGGTCGACCGTCCCGTGATCGCCGTGCCGACCAGCGTGGGCTACGGCGCCTCGCTGGGAGGGCTCGCCGCACTGCTGGCGATGCTCAACTCGTGCGGCCCCGGCGTGTCCGTCGTGAACATCGACAACGGCTATGGAGCTGCCCACCAGGCGAGCCAGATCAATCACTTGGCCTCCAAGTCATAA
- the larC gene encoding nickel pincer cofactor biosynthesis protein LarC produces the protein MKLAYFDCPSGAAGDMIMGALVDAGAPFESLCTELGTLPLDGWRLVRREVRKGAFRALKVDVEIDVDHHPHRSLADILAILEGSTLDPAIKDRARRVFARLAEAEARVHGTTAEAVRFHDVGAVDAIIDVTGSVTGLALLGIEEIHVSALPLGGGVVMGAHGQMPVPAPGTAELLRGFPLVDTGVAAELVTPTGAAILTTLASGAGRMPAMRIRSIGYGAGTRDFDLPNVVRCFVGEGEAAAAEETIAQIETTIDDMSPQLYEPLMERLLEAGALDVFLTPVVMKRSRPGVVVTVLCSPAEVDKLCRILFQESSTIGVRWSQWRRARLARAMVTLPTAYGPIAFKVSRLGDRIVTVTPEFADVARIAREKGLPVREVLDQARADARRQLPA, from the coding sequence ATGAAGCTTGCCTACTTCGACTGTCCCAGCGGAGCGGCCGGCGACATGATCATGGGGGCGCTCGTGGACGCGGGCGCCCCCTTCGAGAGCCTGTGCACGGAGCTGGGCACGCTTCCCCTGGACGGCTGGCGGCTCGTGCGTCGCGAAGTGCGCAAGGGCGCCTTCCGGGCCCTGAAGGTCGACGTGGAGATCGACGTCGATCACCACCCCCACCGCTCGCTGGCCGACATCCTCGCCATCCTCGAGGGCAGCACGCTCGACCCCGCCATCAAGGACAGGGCCCGGCGGGTCTTCGCGCGGCTGGCCGAGGCCGAGGCCCGCGTGCACGGCACGACGGCCGAGGCGGTCCGCTTCCACGATGTCGGTGCCGTCGACGCCATCATCGATGTGACGGGCAGCGTGACGGGGCTCGCCCTGCTCGGCATCGAGGAGATCCACGTCTCGGCGCTGCCGCTGGGCGGTGGCGTGGTGATGGGCGCCCACGGTCAGATGCCGGTTCCCGCTCCAGGGACGGCCGAGCTGCTCCGGGGCTTCCCCCTTGTCGACACCGGCGTGGCCGCCGAGCTGGTGACGCCGACGGGTGCGGCCATCCTCACCACCCTGGCCAGCGGGGCCGGGCGCATGCCGGCCATGCGCATCCGCAGCATCGGGTATGGGGCGGGCACGCGGGATTTCGACCTGCCCAACGTCGTCCGCTGCTTCGTCGGCGAGGGCGAGGCGGCGGCCGCCGAAGAGACGATCGCCCAGATCGAGACGACGATCGACGACATGTCGCCCCAGCTCTACGAGCCCCTCATGGAGCGACTGCTCGAGGCCGGCGCCCTCGACGTCTTCCTCACGCCGGTCGTGATGAAGCGCAGCCGCCCCGGCGTGGTGGTCACGGTGCTCTGCTCCCCCGCCGAGGTCGACAAGTTGTGCCGTATCCTCTTCCAGGAGTCCAGCACCATCGGCGTTCGCTGGTCCCAATGGCGGCGGGCCCGGCTGGCCAGAGCCATGGTGACGCTGCCGACCGCCTACGGACCGATCGCCTTCAAGGTGTCGCGCCTGGGTGACCGGATCGTCACGGTGACCCCGGAGTTCGCTGACGTGGCGCGCATCGCCCGCGAGAAGGGACTGCCGGTGCGCGAGGTCCTCGACCAGGCCCGCGCCGACGCGCGCCGCCAGCTCCCGGCCTGA
- a CDS encoding MoxR family ATPase, whose amino-acid sequence MEAADYVTDAPVATSVHLSLALRKPLLIEGHAGVGKTEVAKVMARMLGTNLIRLQCYEGLDAATALYEWNYQKQLLHIKLGEQQSNERSMPEKEHEIFSERFLLRRPLLQAITQSDRPPVLLVDEIDRGDEELEAFMLEVFSDWQVTIPEIGTLKATHPPHVILTSNRTRELSDALRRRCLYLWIDYPSFDKEVRIIERKVPGINARLAREIAGFMEALRRMRLSKVPGVAETLDWAQALAALHADHLDETLVSETLGVVLKDTEDIKRFRAEVAKAGLAPFLPAQS is encoded by the coding sequence ATGGAGGCGGCCGACTACGTCACGGACGCCCCCGTCGCCACCTCCGTTCACCTCTCCCTCGCGCTGCGCAAGCCGCTGCTCATCGAGGGCCATGCCGGCGTGGGCAAGACCGAGGTCGCCAAGGTGATGGCCCGAATGCTGGGCACGAACCTCATCCGCTTGCAGTGCTACGAGGGTCTCGACGCCGCCACCGCGCTGTACGAGTGGAACTACCAGAAGCAGCTGCTCCACATCAAGCTCGGCGAGCAGCAGTCGAACGAGCGATCGATGCCCGAGAAGGAGCACGAGATCTTCTCGGAGCGGTTCCTTCTGCGTCGTCCGCTGCTGCAGGCCATCACCCAGAGCGACCGCCCGCCCGTCCTGCTGGTCGACGAGATCGATCGGGGTGACGAGGAGCTGGAAGCCTTCATGCTGGAGGTGTTCTCGGACTGGCAGGTCACGATCCCCGAGATCGGGACGCTGAAGGCCACCCATCCCCCGCACGTCATCCTCACCTCGAACCGCACCCGCGAGCTCTCGGATGCCCTGCGCCGCCGGTGCCTGTACCTCTGGATCGACTATCCCTCGTTCGACAAGGAGGTACGGATCATCGAGCGCAAGGTGCCGGGCATCAACGCGCGCCTGGCCCGCGAGATCGCCGGCTTCATGGAGGCGCTGCGCCGGATGCGGCTCAGCAAAGTGCCCGGCGTGGCCGAGACGCTGGACTGGGCCCAGGCCCTGGCCGCATTACACGCCGACCACCTCGACGAAACCCTCGTGAGCGAGACGCTCGGCGTGGTGCTCAAGGACACCGAGGACATCAAGCGCTTCCGCGCCGAGGTCGCCAAGGCCGGTCTGGCGCCCTTCCTGCCCGCTCAGAGCTAG